From a region of the bacterium genome:
- a CDS encoding MmgE/PrpD family protein, with protein MRVQATETLARYASTLQYQAIPPAVVARTKEVVLDCLGTLLGGSVYPVGTITLRFVARVGEGGACTVVGTDRKASPVTAAFANATISHCLELDDNYNPANAHVANVVVPAALAVAEQEHVDGRQLIAALVAAYDVEGRIGIALSPVRLYERSFHPSSINGNFGAAAAAARAMALGPSETVNALGLAGCQASGLLAWVTEPAQFSKAFQIGVASRNGVTAAEIARLGFTGPPHILEGKHNPFRAFAGVDVLSVEDALTGELGDRFEIARTSLKKYACCRQIHAPLDGLFKIMARQDLRGDDIVELTTRVATSMADIIDNNELPSHNAQYILAMAAYDGRVEVEQLTGDRAADPRISALSKRVRVLGDDALEQRFPEQWSAVTTVRAGDGREFTEAVYYPTGDPENPLTADDLRAKFFALATKAISRKRADAIADLVTGLDALSDVSQLARLLSADR; from the coding sequence ATGAGGGTCCAAGCGACCGAGACGCTGGCGCGCTACGCCAGCACCCTGCAGTACCAAGCCATTCCGCCGGCCGTGGTGGCACGCACCAAGGAGGTGGTCCTGGACTGCCTCGGCACCCTGCTCGGGGGCTCCGTCTACCCCGTCGGCACCATCACGCTCCGGTTCGTCGCACGCGTGGGCGAGGGCGGGGCCTGCACCGTGGTGGGCACCGACCGGAAGGCGTCACCGGTCACCGCGGCGTTCGCGAATGCGACGATCTCCCACTGCCTCGAGCTGGACGACAATTACAATCCTGCGAATGCCCATGTGGCGAATGTCGTGGTGCCGGCCGCGCTTGCCGTGGCCGAGCAGGAGCACGTCGATGGACGGCAGTTGATCGCGGCGCTCGTCGCCGCGTATGATGTCGAGGGCCGGATCGGGATTGCGCTCAGCCCGGTCCGCCTGTACGAGCGCTCTTTTCACCCATCCTCGATCAACGGGAATTTCGGAGCAGCCGCCGCCGCAGCGCGGGCGATGGCCCTGGGCCCGTCGGAGACGGTCAACGCGCTCGGCCTCGCGGGCTGTCAGGCCTCCGGGCTCCTGGCGTGGGTGACCGAGCCGGCGCAGTTCAGCAAGGCGTTCCAAATCGGCGTCGCGTCTCGGAACGGGGTCACCGCCGCGGAGATCGCGCGGCTCGGCTTCACCGGTCCACCGCACATCCTCGAAGGCAAGCACAATCCGTTCCGCGCATTTGCCGGGGTGGACGTGCTCTCCGTTGAGGACGCCCTCACCGGCGAGCTCGGCGACCGCTTTGAGATCGCCCGCACAAGTTTGAAAAAGTATGCCTGCTGCCGCCAAATCCACGCTCCGCTCGACGGGTTATTCAAGATTATGGCGCGGCAGGACCTGCGCGGGGATGATATCGTGGAGCTCACGACGCGCGTCGCGACCTCGATGGCGGACATCATCGACAACAACGAGTTGCCGTCCCACAACGCCCAATACATCCTGGCGATGGCGGCGTACGACGGGCGCGTCGAGGTTGAGCAGCTCACGGGCGACCGGGCCGCGGATCCCCGGATCTCGGCGCTGTCCAAGCGTGTGCGGGTCCTCGGGGATGATGCGCTGGAGCAGCGCTTCCCCGAGCAGTGGTCCGCCGTCACCACGGTGCGGGCCGGCGATGGGCGCGAGTTCACAGAAGCCGTATACTACCCTACGGGTGATCCGGAGAACCCGCTGACCGCCGACGATCTCCGGGCCAAATTCTTCGCCCTGGCCACGAAAGCGATCTCCCGCAAGCGGGCCGACGCGATCGCGGACCTGGTCACGGGCCTGGACGCACTGAGCGATGTATCGCAACTGGCGCGACTGTTGAGCGCGGATCGCTGA
- a CDS encoding MmgE/PrpD family protein: protein MAEPHGYTDAITAYASRFRFADLPSKVIEEAKTIVLDTIGALLLASLPQYRASWLTGDLAREMGGTPESTVIGRDFMASCEGAALANGTMGYAADVEGGSAARQHVPAVLVPAALAVGEREGVDGKTFLAALALGYEICCRVGEACRTSYSYPHSFHPSATFGYFGAAAAAGHILNLTQPQFANALGLAGSNAGGLMTWVSDPTEHSRPFVIGMAARGGVTAALLAHMGLGGPPAILDPGKYSIYDAYSGEMYLDRLTERLGEDFWIANTGGFKRHPCCGDIHSGLDALLAIMDKHDIIPGEIEEIVHRVKADRAPVIDNNPLKSHCAQYILAVAAVDRKIVPNDILHDRRDNAQIRMVYERVKLIGDREMDRWPASAPAIVEVTVKDGRRLSERVDWAKGRRENPMTRTELERKFFDLATMRISRDDANRLMERVDHLEQVPDVREIGRLLRA from the coding sequence ATGGCAGAACCTCATGGATACACCGACGCGATCACCGCCTACGCATCACGGTTTCGCTTCGCCGATCTTCCGTCGAAGGTGATCGAGGAGGCCAAGACGATCGTGCTCGACACGATCGGCGCCCTTCTCCTGGCATCCCTCCCGCAATATCGGGCCTCGTGGCTCACCGGAGACCTGGCCCGTGAGATGGGGGGAACGCCAGAATCCACGGTGATCGGCCGCGACTTCATGGCATCGTGCGAGGGCGCTGCGCTCGCCAACGGCACGATGGGGTACGCGGCCGACGTCGAGGGTGGATCGGCCGCGCGCCAGCATGTCCCCGCGGTGCTGGTCCCCGCCGCGCTGGCGGTAGGCGAGCGTGAGGGTGTGGACGGCAAGACGTTTCTGGCAGCCCTGGCGCTCGGCTACGAGATCTGCTGCCGGGTCGGCGAAGCGTGCCGCACGTCGTACTCGTATCCGCACTCCTTCCACCCGTCGGCGACGTTTGGCTACTTTGGCGCCGCCGCGGCGGCTGGGCACATCCTGAACCTCACGCAGCCGCAGTTCGCCAATGCCCTCGGCCTCGCCGGCAGCAACGCGGGGGGCCTCATGACCTGGGTAAGCGATCCAACCGAACACTCGCGACCGTTCGTCATCGGCATGGCCGCTCGGGGAGGTGTCACGGCCGCGCTGCTGGCCCACATGGGCCTCGGCGGTCCCCCGGCGATTCTCGACCCAGGAAAGTACTCCATCTACGATGCGTACTCCGGGGAGATGTATCTGGATCGCCTGACCGAGCGGCTCGGCGAGGACTTCTGGATCGCCAATACCGGCGGCTTCAAGCGCCACCCGTGCTGCGGGGATATTCACAGCGGCCTCGACGCGCTGCTGGCCATTATGGACAAGCACGACATCATCCCGGGCGAGATCGAGGAGATCGTCCATCGGGTGAAGGCGGATCGCGCTCCCGTCATCGACAACAATCCCCTGAAGTCGCATTGCGCCCAGTACATCCTCGCCGTGGCCGCGGTGGATCGCAAGATCGTTCCGAACGATATCCTGCACGACCGTCGCGATAACGCGCAGATTCGCATGGTGTACGAGCGCGTCAAGTTGATCGGCGACCGCGAGATGGACCGCTGGCCGGCGTCGGCGCCCGCGATCGTCGAGGTCACGGTCAAAGATGGGCGACGGCTCTCTGAACGGGTGGATTGGGCCAAGGGCCGTCGGGAAAACCCGATGACCCGTACGGAGCTGGAGCGCAAGTTCTTCGACTTGGCCACGATGCGGATCTCGCGGGACGATGCCAACCGGCTCATGGAACGTGTAGATCATCTCGAGCAGGTGCCGGACGTCCGTGAGATTGGCCGATTGCTTCGCGCGTAG
- a CDS encoding NAD(P)/FAD-dependent oxidoreductase — MTSLELRRDVWAGAAAGLAGGGILAATLHLQGKMSLTVGLTGLAPQAAPAVQLGIAGLLGAGFGAVFRYQPESAASSLTAGLLYGLLWWIVGPLTLSPLLAGVVPSWSLEDAAAGFPGLIAHLLYGAVMGTAFYLMAGAWRRRIPAPPPVPDAPPVRIVILGGGFAGVSAAQRLEHLLRRNRAVSITLVSESNYLLFTPMLAEVAASGLEAQHISAPVRAALLRTVFRRAEVLAVDVAAQTVRLRATPSAREETLRYDHLVLALGSVPNFYDLPGLEAHTFSLKSLEDATRLRNHVIGLLEQADVEPDPVERDRQLTFVVAGGGFAGTEMVAELFDLVHSVRRFFRGIRSADPRFVLVHSGVRILPELSPALAAYAQRKLEARGIEFLLNTRVAGARRDAVLLVGGDEIATRTIVWTAGNQPHPLLRTLPCERNRAGAVSAGEALQVTGLVNIWAAGDCAQIPDVLNQGKFCPPTAQHALREGWVVADNVAAALRGRPPRPFRFRTIAVLVALGHRTAVAEVRGWKFSGFLAWFMWRTVYLSKLPGFEKKVRVALDWALDMFFPRDIALSSAAPTPTIAQSVEASADGPRP, encoded by the coding sequence GTGACGTCCCTGGAGCTCCGCCGCGATGTCTGGGCCGGTGCGGCCGCCGGCCTGGCGGGGGGCGGCATCCTCGCCGCGACGCTGCATCTCCAGGGGAAGATGTCACTGACCGTGGGGCTCACCGGCCTCGCGCCGCAGGCGGCCCCCGCGGTTCAGCTGGGGATCGCGGGTCTCCTCGGCGCCGGGTTCGGCGCGGTCTTCAGGTACCAGCCCGAAAGCGCGGCGTCGAGCCTAACGGCCGGCCTGCTCTACGGCCTGCTCTGGTGGATCGTCGGGCCCCTGACCCTGTCGCCCCTGCTGGCCGGCGTGGTCCCGTCGTGGTCGCTCGAGGATGCCGCCGCGGGGTTCCCCGGCCTCATCGCGCATCTCCTCTACGGCGCAGTGATGGGCACGGCATTCTACCTGATGGCGGGCGCGTGGAGACGAAGAATCCCGGCGCCGCCGCCGGTCCCCGACGCCCCCCCCGTGCGCATCGTGATTCTGGGGGGTGGATTCGCGGGTGTGAGCGCCGCGCAGCGGCTCGAGCACCTGCTGCGGCGGAATAGAGCCGTGTCGATCACGCTGGTCAGCGAGAGCAACTACCTGCTCTTTACGCCCATGCTGGCCGAGGTCGCGGCCAGCGGGTTGGAAGCTCAACACATCAGTGCCCCCGTCCGGGCGGCGCTCCTGCGCACGGTGTTCCGGCGTGCCGAGGTCCTGGCGGTCGATGTCGCCGCCCAAACCGTGCGGTTGCGCGCGACGCCGTCGGCCAGAGAGGAAACCCTGCGCTACGATCACCTCGTCCTGGCTCTTGGGTCCGTTCCGAATTTCTACGATCTCCCGGGCCTCGAAGCGCACACGTTTTCGCTGAAATCGCTCGAGGACGCGACCCGGCTGCGCAACCACGTGATCGGGCTGCTCGAGCAGGCCGATGTGGAACCCGACCCTGTGGAGCGCGACCGCCAGCTGACGTTTGTCGTGGCCGGAGGCGGATTCGCGGGGACGGAGATGGTGGCGGAATTGTTCGATCTCGTTCACAGTGTGCGGCGCTTCTTTCGGGGCATTCGATCGGCGGATCCGCGCTTCGTCCTCGTGCACTCGGGTGTGCGCATCCTCCCCGAGCTCAGCCCGGCGCTAGCCGCGTATGCCCAACGTAAGCTGGAAGCTCGTGGAATCGAGTTCCTGCTGAACACGAGGGTGGCGGGGGCGAGGCGCGATGCCGTGCTGCTTGTCGGGGGGGATGAGATCGCGACGCGGACGATCGTGTGGACCGCCGGCAACCAGCCGCATCCGCTGTTGCGCACCCTCCCGTGCGAACGAAACCGGGCCGGTGCGGTGTCCGCGGGGGAGGCGCTGCAGGTCACCGGGTTGGTCAACATTTGGGCGGCGGGGGACTGCGCCCAGATTCCCGATGTGCTGAACCAGGGAAAGTTTTGCCCGCCTACGGCGCAGCACGCGCTTCGCGAGGGATGGGTCGTGGCGGACAATGTGGCGGCCGCCCTGCGGGGCCGGCCACCCCGGCCGTTCCGATTCCGCACGATTGCGGTGCTCGTCGCGCTCGGCCACCGCACCGCGGTTGCGGAGGTGCGCGGGTGGAAGTTCTCGGGGTTCCTCGCGTGGTTCATGTGGCGGACGGTCTACCTCAGTAAGCTACCCGGGTTCGAGAAAAAGGTGCGGGTCGCCCTCGACTGGGCACTCGACATGTTTTTCCCTCGAGACATCGCGCTGAGTTCGGCGGCACCGACGCCCACGATCGCCCAATCCGTGGAGGCCTCCGCGGACGGGCCGCGCCCATGA
- a CDS encoding cytochrome C oxidase subunit IV family protein, which produces MTEAEPQGVTRVLIIAWLVLVAITILEVSLILVFRVSPGVRVTALILLALMKASLIGAYYMNLRLERLAMVYVAAVPLMLLVLMLISILPDAASLLKRP; this is translated from the coding sequence ATGACCGAAGCAGAGCCGCAGGGCGTCACGCGAGTCTTGATTATCGCCTGGCTCGTCCTCGTCGCCATCACGATCCTCGAGGTCAGCCTGATCCTTGTCTTCCGGGTCTCGCCCGGGGTCCGCGTCACCGCGTTGATCTTGCTCGCGCTGATGAAGGCCAGCCTGATCGGCGCCTATTACATGAACCTTCGGCTCGAGCGATTGGCCATGGTCTATGTCGCGGCCGTCCCGCTCATGTTGCTCGTCCTCATGCTGATCTCCATCCTGCCCGACGCGGCGTCCCTGCTCAAACGACCGTAG
- a CDS encoding cytochrome c oxidase subunit 3 → MTSGVDATTVPEGGPVPARGDQGLAMRWGGGRSPWDVSWGKLMMWLFLISDAMTFAALLIGLWVTRLGSPTWPNRLEIINLRFVATMTVVLLCSSTTMALAVFAIRQGARRQAVWFLAATIAAGLVFAGMQATEWTHFIGEGARLTGNPWGVPAFSFTFFAITGLHGAHVLGGILYLWVIADRISRGLGSAEGVEIAGLYWGFVDLVWVFIWSSIYLL, encoded by the coding sequence ATGACCAGCGGGGTCGACGCCACGACTGTTCCCGAGGGGGGACCTGTCCCCGCAAGGGGGGACCAGGGTCTGGCGATGCGGTGGGGAGGCGGCCGATCGCCCTGGGATGTCAGCTGGGGCAAGCTGATGATGTGGCTGTTCCTCATCTCGGACGCCATGACGTTTGCCGCGCTCCTGATCGGGCTCTGGGTGACCCGACTGGGCAGCCCGACCTGGCCCAACCGGCTCGAGATCATCAACCTCCGCTTTGTCGCGACGATGACCGTAGTCCTCCTCTGCAGCAGCACGACGATGGCCCTGGCGGTCTTTGCGATCCGGCAGGGGGCCCGCCGACAGGCCGTGTGGTTTCTCGCCGCCACGATCGCCGCCGGCCTGGTCTTTGCGGGGATGCAGGCGACGGAGTGGACGCACTTCATCGGGGAGGGCGCGCGCCTGACGGGCAATCCGTGGGGCGTACCGGCGTTCAGCTTCACCTTCTTCGCCATTACCGGGCTCCACGGCGCCCACGTGCTGGGCGGGATTCTCTATCTGTGGGTCATCGCGGACCGGATCTCCCGCGGGCTCGGATCGGCGGAAGGCGTCGAGATCGCCGGGCTGTACTGGGGATTTGTCGATCTGGTGTGGGTCTTCATCTGGTCGTCGATCTACTTGCTCTGA
- a CDS encoding cytochrome c oxidase subunit 3, whose translation MPTEFVLATKTKTAPARHGGSGGRGAGRPNGDGAWPPREPAAPIPANTALLGMAFALVAIAMLFVAFTTTYLGHRQEPGWTQIPLPWILWLDTGILLASSAAVEWGRRQLKRGDTMGFRRALTAGGGLGVAFLVGQLLAWQQLVRQGVYLSSQPHSSFFYLLTGAHGVHLLGGLVAFAIILPRAWRGAYTPPGSVAVNVSSTYWHFLTGLWLYVFIILFWM comes from the coding sequence ATGCCGACCGAGTTCGTTCTCGCCACGAAGACCAAGACCGCACCGGCTCGCCACGGCGGCTCTGGGGGCCGTGGCGCCGGCCGCCCCAACGGGGATGGCGCCTGGCCGCCCCGAGAACCGGCCGCGCCTATCCCGGCAAACACAGCTCTCTTGGGCATGGCATTCGCCCTCGTTGCGATTGCCATGCTCTTTGTGGCGTTCACCACCACCTATCTCGGCCACAGGCAGGAGCCCGGGTGGACACAGATCCCGCTTCCGTGGATCCTCTGGCTGGACACCGGGATCTTGCTCGCCAGCAGCGCCGCAGTCGAGTGGGGACGACGGCAGCTCAAGCGCGGGGACACGATGGGATTCCGCCGAGCGCTGACGGCAGGCGGGGGCCTCGGGGTGGCGTTTTTGGTCGGGCAGCTCCTGGCGTGGCAGCAGCTCGTCCGCCAGGGAGTGTATCTTTCGAGTCAGCCTCACAGCTCGTTCTTCTACCTGCTGACCGGCGCACACGGCGTGCACCTCCTCGGAGGCCTCGTCGCATTCGCGATCATTCTGCCCCGAGCGTGGCGCGGGGCGTACACCCCGCCGGGGTCCGTAGCCGTCAATGTCTCCTCAACCTACTGGCATTTCTTGACCGGCCTCTGGCTATACGTGTTCATCATCCTGTTCTGGATGTAG